A genomic stretch from Moraxella nasicaprae includes:
- a CDS encoding peroxiredoxin, producing the protein MKNTQENIALPTFSVNLVKADGTHCQTNFDEICADKQGLILYFYPKDNTQGCTVQATDFSQEIKTLSQLGYRVIGISRDGVKSHQNFINKHALTIDLISDTDEALCQHFDVIKEKMMYGKTHLGVVRSTFVFDGNGQMIGSFRNVKAKEHLTNLLDFLKTAI; encoded by the coding sequence ATGAAAAACACCCAAGAAAACATCGCCCTACCTACCTTTTCTGTCAATCTGGTCAAAGCTGATGGCACGCATTGCCAAACCAATTTTGATGAAATCTGTGCAGATAAACAGGGGCTGATTTTATATTTTTATCCCAAAGACAACACACAAGGCTGCACCGTTCAAGCCACCGATTTTAGCCAAGAAATCAAGACCCTGTCACAGCTTGGCTACCGAGTGATTGGCATATCCAGAGATGGGGTCAAATCACACCAAAACTTCATCAACAAACACGCTTTAACCATCGACCTCATCAGCGACACCGATGAAGCATTATGCCAGCATTTTGATGTCATCAAAGAAAAAATGATGTATGGCAAGACTCATCTGGGTGTTGTGCGTTCAACTTTTGTATTTGATGGTAATGGTCAAATGATTGGTAGCTTTCGCAATGTCAAAGCCAAAGAACACCTGACCAACCTGCTTGATTTTCTAAAAACCGCCATTTAA
- a CDS encoding YciI family protein: MPLFAIIGYDVADSTEKRLQARPAHIERLTALDAQNRLVIAGPTPIKHAEPAMSGSLIIAHFDSLEAAQAWAETDPYITAGVYSHVDIKPFVQALPKID, translated from the coding sequence ATGCCACTGTTTGCCATTATCGGATATGATGTTGCTGACAGCACCGAAAAACGCCTACAAGCACGCCCAGCTCATATCGAAAGATTGACCGCCTTAGATGCCCAAAATCGTCTCGTCATCGCAGGCCCCACCCCCATCAAACACGCAGAACCTGCCATGAGCGGCAGTCTAATCATCGCTCATTTTGATAGTCTAGAAGCGGCTCAGGCATGGGCAGAGACCGACCCCTACATCACAGCAGGGGTGTATAGTCATGTGGATATTAAGCCTTTTGTACAAGCCTTACCAAAAATTGATTAG
- a CDS encoding TetR/AcrR family transcriptional regulator — MQADTLFDDNQAHQNTPKKRKNNPEQLRHTLILTAKNLMVKEGIANLSMQKVADHAGTSKGGLFHHFKSKEELIAAVIGLFIAQLNTAILAKINQNPKQAGIFTRSYLDVLFYDPNIGMASAWANLRQVINADGQMQAQWQDWLNQKLRQFETTDGDPKFAVIRYAVDGAWLDDLLTTDETHRQRIYQHIITLF; from the coding sequence ATGCAAGCAGACACTTTATTTGATGACAATCAAGCACATCAAAATACCCCAAAAAAACGCAAAAACAATCCAGAACAACTCAGACACACCCTAATTTTGACCGCCAAAAACCTGATGGTCAAAGAAGGCATTGCCAATCTATCCATGCAAAAAGTCGCTGACCACGCTGGCACCAGCAAAGGCGGATTATTTCATCATTTTAAAAGCAAAGAAGAGCTGATTGCTGCGGTCATTGGACTGTTCATCGCACAGCTAAATACAGCGATTTTGGCAAAAATTAACCAAAACCCCAAGCAGGCGGGTATCTTTACTCGGTCTTATCTTGATGTGCTATTTTATGACCCTAATATTGGCATGGCGAGTGCTTGGGCAAATTTGCGTCAGGTCATCAATGCTGATGGGCAAATGCAGGCACAATGGCAGGACTGGCTCAATCAAAAACTACGCCAATTTGAGACAACCGATGGCGACCCAAAATTTGCCGTCATTCGCTATGCCGTTGATGGTGCTTGGTTGGACGACTTATTAACCACCGATGAAACACATCGACAACGCATCTATCAGCACATCATCACCTTGTTTTAG
- a CDS encoding inner membrane-spanning protein YciB, giving the protein MKALLDYIPLFVFFYLYKTTDPKDTSHPLLQIFGAGVDNNHTLTATAGLLIASIIVYGFLFIQQKFSLNKQQWFILLMTVVFGGITLALSDDYFIRLKAIIINAVFAIGLLLSPWFNQDRMPIIQKLFTPVFELDKAGWQRLNLAWVGLFVLMAVLHTFFAFVFADGKYWGEFTAFGDMMVMFAFMIIMFFVMRKHLKIQ; this is encoded by the coding sequence ATGAAAGCCCTACTTGACTACATTCCGCTCTTTGTCTTTTTTTATTTATATAAAACCACCGACCCAAAAGACACCAGCCACCCTTTATTGCAGATTTTTGGGGCTGGCGTGGATAATAACCACACCTTGACCGCCACCGCAGGCTTGCTGATTGCCAGCATCATCGTGTATGGTTTTTTATTCATTCAACAAAAATTTTCCTTAAATAAGCAGCAATGGTTTATTTTGCTGATGACGGTTGTTTTTGGCGGCATTACGCTGGCATTAAGCGATGATTATTTTATCCGCCTAAAAGCAATCATCATCAATGCTGTTTTTGCCATTGGTTTACTGTTGTCGCCTTGGTTTAATCAAGACAGAATGCCTATTATCCAAAAGCTATTTACCCCAGTATTTGAGCTGGATAAAGCAGGCTGGCAACGCCTAAACCTAGCTTGGGTGGGACTGTTTGTCCTGATGGCAGTTTTACATACTTTCTTTGCTTTTGTTTTTGCTGATGGTAAGTATTGGGGCGAGTTTACCGCTTTTGGCGATATGATGGTAATGTTTGCCTTTATGATTATCATGTTTTTTGTGATGCGTAAACATCTAAAAATCCAATAA
- the mnmC gene encoding FAD-dependent 5-carboxymethylaminomethyl-2-thiouridine(34) oxidoreductase MnmC has product MNHIEQAVIDWQSDAQGHLVPTSPIFDDVYFSKAGGLDETHHVFLAGNDLPNRFANLPSGSRFVIAETGFGTGLNFLATCLLWQQTAPKDAHLHFISTEKFPLSKSDLSTALFTWRNDDTSVWIDALLDNYPLPMMGCHRLHISEQITLDLWYGDAKQSLTTLLETQTMLGRTGGVMAWFLDGFNPSKNSDLWSDELFELIAKLCHHQATLATFTAAGFVRRGLMAAGFLVKKTKGFGFKREMLTATIHQDTPSSLTQQHPKHIAIVGAGISGVMLADALAKRGHHITLIDQNPPMSGASGNPRALFAPKLSLIQTAHQHLSTVGFLYAWRVYRHLNTDQSVFEETGVIDFLLPSQKSAQKRAEQIAPYPDELIHQIDTHLYPTADIVCHVPMGGLLSPANIYQAIKKQPNIHFVQTAIHHINTDDQQAHLVSQTHHITADHVVICAGFLSDTLSDELFVCRKIRGQLSWVAMNDEHHQLPSTPIKYDGYCGQFHEDNQTHLLFGASFVRNSTDDGVYDEEHQFNQDKLTHALPEIAKQISHQPLFGKAGIRAQTPDYHPIVGMIGDDDKRYAMYGMGSKGFCFAPLCSQILADIITGGILPIDAELLKKISPNRPRLQTPLTAD; this is encoded by the coding sequence ATGAATCACATTGAGCAAGCCGTCATCGACTGGCAATCAGACGCACAAGGTCATCTTGTCCCCACCTCTCCCATCTTTGATGATGTGTATTTTTCAAAAGCAGGAGGGCTTGATGAGACTCATCATGTGTTTTTGGCAGGCAATGATTTGCCCAATCGATTTGCCAATTTGCCATCAGGCAGTCGATTTGTCATTGCTGAGACGGGTTTTGGCACAGGGTTAAATTTTTTGGCGACTTGCCTACTGTGGCAACAAACCGCCCCCAAAGACGCTCATCTGCATTTTATCAGCACCGAAAAATTCCCCCTATCCAAATCAGATTTGAGCACCGCTCTTTTTACATGGCGAAATGACGATACCAGTGTTTGGATTGATGCCTTGCTGGATAATTATCCCTTGCCAATGATGGGCTGTCATCGCTTACACATCAGCGAACAAATCACACTTGATTTATGGTATGGCGATGCCAAACAAAGCCTGACCACTCTCTTGGAGACCCAAACAATGCTGGGGAGGACTGGCGGTGTGATGGCGTGGTTTTTAGACGGTTTTAACCCCAGTAAAAATAGCGATTTGTGGTCTGATGAATTATTTGAGCTGATTGCCAAACTTTGCCATCATCAGGCAACTTTGGCAACTTTTACCGCAGCAGGATTTGTTCGGCGTGGTTTGATGGCGGCAGGTTTTTTGGTCAAAAAAACCAAAGGCTTTGGCTTTAAAAGAGAAATGCTGACCGCCACAATCCATCAAGACACCCCGTCCTCTTTAACGCAACAACACCCCAAGCACATCGCCATTGTTGGTGCTGGTATCAGTGGTGTGATGTTGGCTGATGCACTTGCCAAGCGTGGACATCACATCACACTCATTGACCAAAATCCACCAATGAGCGGTGCGTCAGGCAATCCACGAGCGTTGTTTGCTCCAAAACTTAGTCTGATTCAAACTGCTCATCAACATCTATCCACAGTGGGATTTTTGTATGCTTGGCGAGTCTATCGCCATCTAAATACCGACCAGTCGGTCTTTGAAGAAACGGGCGTGATTGACTTTTTGTTGCCCAGCCAAAAATCCGCCCAAAAACGAGCCGAACAAATCGCTCCCTATCCAGATGAACTGATTCATCAAATAGACACACATCTTTATCCAACGGCTGACATCGTTTGCCATGTCCCAATGGGTGGACTGCTTAGCCCTGCTAATATTTATCAAGCCATCAAAAAACAGCCCAATATTCATTTTGTGCAAACAGCGATTCACCACATCAACACAGACGACCAACAGGCTCATCTTGTCAGCCAAACACATCACATCACAGCCGACCATGTGGTGATTTGTGCAGGATTTTTAAGCGATACCTTGTCTGACGAGTTGTTTGTTTGTCGCAAAATTCGTGGGCAATTATCTTGGGTAGCGATGAATGATGAACATCATCAACTACCCAGCACGCCGATTAAATATGACGGCTATTGTGGGCAGTTTCATGAAGACAATCAAACACATCTATTATTTGGGGCAAGTTTTGTGCGAAATAGCACAGATGATGGTGTGTATGATGAAGAACATCAGTTTAATCAAGATAAATTGACACACGCCCTACCAGAGATTGCCAAACAAATCAGCCATCAACCCTTATTTGGGAAGGCTGGCATCAGAGCTCAGACGCCCGACTATCACCCCATTGTCGGCATGATTGGCGATGATGATAAACGCTATGCCATGTACGGCATGGGGTCAAAGGGTTTTTGTTTTGCTCCGCTATGTTCACAGATTTTGGCAGACATCATCACAGGTGGTATCCTACCTATTGATGCAGAACTGCTCAAAAAAATCAGCCCAAATCGCCCCAGATTACAAACACCTCTGACGGCAGATTGA
- a CDS encoding NCS2 family permease, with product MSLFSFLQVQERGSSVRQEVIAGLTTFLAMVYSVIVVPNMLSQAGFPAESVFIATCLVAGLGSILIGLWANVPMAIGCAISLTAFTAFSLVLGQGVSVPVALGAIFLMGVVFTLISVTGIRAWILRNLPASIAHGAGIGIGLFLLLIAANGVGLVVGNDAGLPVKMGQFTSLPVMLSLLGLVAIIGLERLKIKGSILWVIIAITAIGLIFDPQVKFTGSILKVPSFGAESLFMSLDVMGALNTAILPVVFALVMTAIFDATGTIRAVAGQANLLDKDGQIINGGKALTSDSLGSILSGVFGTAPAAVYIESAAGTAVGGKTGLTAIVVGVLFLLMLFFQPLAFLVPSYATAPALMYVGLLMLSNVSKLDFDDFIGAMSGLVCAVFIVLTANIVTGIMLGFATLVLGRLIAGEFKKLNIGTVLIAIILVAFYVLGYAI from the coding sequence ATGTCTTTATTTTCATTTTTGCAGGTTCAAGAGCGTGGTTCATCAGTTCGTCAAGAAGTGATTGCTGGTCTAACCACTTTTTTGGCGATGGTCTATTCGGTCATCGTAGTGCCAAATATGCTATCACAAGCAGGATTTCCTGCTGAGTCGGTGTTCATCGCAACCTGTTTGGTGGCTGGCTTGGGTTCGATATTGATTGGATTGTGGGCAAATGTGCCAATGGCGATTGGCTGTGCGATTTCGCTGACGGCATTTACTGCGTTTAGCTTGGTGCTTGGGCAGGGTGTCAGTGTACCTGTGGCGCTGGGGGCGATTTTTTTGATGGGTGTGGTGTTTACGCTCATCTCGGTCACAGGCATTCGTGCGTGGATTTTGCGTAACTTACCTGCCTCAATCGCTCACGGAGCTGGTATTGGGATTGGTTTATTTTTGCTATTGATTGCTGCTAATGGTGTGGGGTTGGTTGTGGGCAATGATGCTGGATTGCCTGTCAAAATGGGGCAGTTTACCTCCTTGCCTGTGATGTTGTCATTGCTTGGCTTGGTGGCAATCATTGGTCTAGAACGCCTAAAAATCAAAGGCAGTATCTTGTGGGTCATCATTGCTATTACCGCCATTGGACTGATTTTTGACCCACAGGTCAAGTTTACAGGTTCTATCCTAAAAGTGCCTAGCTTTGGTGCAGAATCGCTGTTCATGAGCCTAGATGTAATGGGGGCGTTGAATACGGCGATTTTGCCAGTGGTATTTGCATTGGTGATGACGGCGATTTTTGATGCCACAGGTACGATTCGTGCGGTGGCAGGACAAGCCAACCTGTTGGACAAAGATGGTCAAATCATCAACGGTGGCAAGGCACTAACTTCTGACTCACTGGGTAGCATTTTATCTGGTGTTTTTGGAACTGCTCCTGCGGCAGTGTATATCGAGTCAGCAGCAGGAACGGCTGTCGGTGGCAAAACAGGCTTGACCGCCATTGTGGTGGGTGTGCTGTTTTTGTTGATGTTGTTTTTTCAGCCATTGGCGTTCTTGGTACCAAGTTATGCTACTGCACCTGCGTTGATGTATGTTGGTTTGCTCATGCTGAGCAATGTCTCAAAACTTGATTTTGATGACTTTATCGGAGCAATGAGTGGTTTGGTGTGTGCTGTTTTTATCGTACTGACCGCCAACATCGTGACAGGCATCATGCTTGGTTTTGCAACTTTGGTATTAGGTCGCTTGATTGCAGGTGAATTTAAGAAACTTAATATCGGTACGGTGCTGATTGCCATTATTTTGGTGGCGTTTTATGTACTTGGTTATGCCATCTAA
- a CDS encoding MarC family protein — MDTEIIKIILALLVLINPSGALILFLHFTSDYDLVSKRKVAQIACLTVFITIAFFVLFGQSILNGLGISLGSFRVAGGVLLFLIALSMMSDGKNPVKPKGDEVAQEVSHSLGIAVVPLAIPMMIGPGGISTVIIYSAQMQTMMDKMTIIVAGLCISLFCYLSLMAAERISRLLGDTGLSVINRIMGIILAALSIEIIVSGLRAIFPMLA; from the coding sequence ATGGATACAGAAATTATCAAAATTATTTTGGCACTACTTGTGCTGATTAACCCTTCTGGTGCATTGATTTTGTTTTTACATTTTACCAGCGATTATGATTTGGTTAGTAAACGCAAAGTGGCACAGATTGCCTGTTTGACGGTGTTCATCACGATTGCTTTTTTTGTGCTGTTTGGACAGTCTATCTTAAACGGCTTGGGCATTTCTTTGGGGTCGTTTCGTGTTGCAGGCGGGGTGTTGTTATTTTTAATCGCACTTAGCATGATGAGTGATGGCAAAAACCCTGTCAAACCAAAAGGCGATGAAGTTGCTCAGGAAGTATCGCACTCGCTTGGTATTGCGGTTGTGCCACTTGCCATTCCGATGATGATTGGTCCAGGTGGTATCTCAACGGTCATCATCTATTCTGCCCAAATGCAAACCATGATGGATAAGATGACTATTATTGTGGCAGGCTTGTGCATCAGTTTATTTTGCTATTTGTCTTTGATGGCGGCAGAACGCATCAGTCGCTTGTTGGGCGATACAGGACTGAGTGTCATCAATCGTATCATGGGCATCATTTTGGCAGCATTGTCTATCGAAATCATCGTGTCTGGCTTGCGTGCCATTTTCCCCATGTTGGCTTGA
- the queC gene encoding 7-cyano-7-deazaguanine synthase QueC — protein MQTTNQQTAIVLFSGGLDSTTCLYWAKSHFDKVIALSFRYGQKHSSELNCAINIASSLGVEHRIIDIDIAQLGGSALTDETLAVPNYDENTTYSDEAQVAPITYVPARNTIFLSYALALAEVSQANHIVIGVSSVDYSGYPDCRPDFIEAFERLANLATVAGRQGNRLQIIAPLQHLSKAQTLQLGSSLGVDYAQTVSCYRADESGRACGACDSCHLRMQGFLEAGMADQTRYQDLS, from the coding sequence ATGCAAACAACCAATCAACAAACCGCCATTGTACTATTTTCAGGCGGACTGGATTCAACCACTTGCCTTTATTGGGCAAAATCTCATTTTGATAAAGTCATTGCCCTAAGTTTTCGTTATGGTCAAAAACATTCTAGCGAGCTAAACTGTGCCATCAATATTGCCAGCAGTCTTGGCGTGGAGCATCGCATTATTGATATTGACATTGCTCAGCTTGGTGGCTCTGCCTTGACCGATGAAACGCTTGCTGTGCCAAATTATGATGAAAACACCACATATAGTGACGAGGCTCAGGTTGCCCCCATCACTTATGTACCAGCTCGTAATACGATTTTTTTATCTTATGCGTTAGCATTGGCGGAAGTCTCCCAAGCCAACCACATCGTCATCGGTGTCAGCTCGGTGGATTATTCAGGCTATCCTGATTGTCGTCCCGATTTCATCGAGGCTTTCGAACGCTTGGCAAACCTAGCAACGGTGGCTGGCAGACAAGGCAACCGCCTGCAAATCATTGCTCCTTTACAGCACTTATCAAAGGCACAAACACTACAATTAGGTTCATCGCTTGGCGTGGACTATGCACAGACTGTATCTTGTTATCGTGCTGATGAATCTGGGCGTGCATGTGGTGCGTGCGACAGCTGTCATTTGCGTATGCAAGGATTTTTAGAAGCAGGCATGGCTGACCAAACTCGCTATCAAGATTTGTCTTAG